ACTTAGCAATCTTCAAATTTTTAAGATCATTTAAAATGGACGAGTCAATATTTCATCTGACAGTTATTAACATTTTAAATATTGACTCGTTCATTTTCTTCAGTCTATAAATAATATAAAAAACGTCTTTGTTATTCCAGACAAACTTTTGCGGATATAAACATGGAATAACTCTATCTGACATCCCAAGATACATTTATATCAATAGAGGGAGCCAGGATCTTTGTAAAAGTATTTTATATTATTCCCAAGACTTACGGAAGCGGCTATATAAATAGTATAATTTTGATCGATATCCACTTCGTACAAATTGTATTCTTTATTGTCTAATTGTACGGATAAACTCAAAGTATTTATCGTATCAAAGGGTATAAGCATTCCTCTCCCATCTGCTTTCGCGATCGCTTCTTTACGAGTCCAAAAAGTGTAAAAGTTATTTTGTTCACCAATCTCTTTTTGCTCTTCCTCAGTAAATATATTCATAAAACCCTCCAGTGCTATGGGTTTGTTTTCTTCAATATCAATTCCTAAGTTTTGTTTTTCATCCGTACTAATTACACAAACGATATATTCGCCTGAATGAGAAATATTAAATCCAAAATCACTATCCTTAAAATAAGGTTTTCCATATTTAGTTTTTTGTATTAACTCAAGAGAGTAATCATATCCTAATTGAGAGATTGCTTCTTTTAGTAATAGGTTCCCATATAAGCAGGCATGGGCATCTTGCCACCGGCTATACTTTCGTATTTTTTGTTGCATCTCTATGGGTAACAAAAAAACAGCTTCTTCAAAAGCATGATCGGGCAGCTGCTTGCATTGGGTATAATATATTGCTGTCATAATTTAAGCTTATCATCAATTTCAATAATTAGATCACCTCCAAATATTACTATTTTTTGAAATGAAATATTGGGAGTGAGCATTATAAGTTCATTATAACCGGAAAAGGGATCTATCTCATCTTCCTGAAAAGAAGCCCAAGCTTATATATATCCAGATAACGGAGGCTTACATTTCCTTTGGAAAGCTTTCTTTTTATACTTCCCTCTCCCATTTTGAATAAGGGTCCTAAAATGATTTTAAAAGGTGTGTTTTTAAGCTTATTATACAGCTTAATAAGTTTAACTTCAGATAATTTTGAACTCAGGGTTTCATCTTTAAGCATGTTGGATAAACTTTCCACAGATTCTTCTACTTTACCAAGATAAACGGTATTGCTTTCCAGATCATTATTAAGGATTGGATTATCAATATGATCAATTTTGATACCTTCTGCTTTTAAATCCATTGCAAAAAGAAGATCTTCATATCCGTATTTTTGAAATTCAGGATTAAAGCCAACTTTTCCCAATACATCCTTTTGAATTATAAAATTATTGGTCTGAAAACTTAAATAGGGGTTTTCTTTACGTAGTTCTAGCGGAAGATTTTCTCTCTCAACAGCAAACTTCCATCGTAAATAATGATTAGAATCTGTTGCCGCGTCTAAAACCATTCGCCCGCCATAGATAATTTGAGTATTAGAATGTTTCTGTAAAAACTGTGTGTAATTTTTTAAGAAGTCCTCTCCCACGATTTTTCCATCGCAGTCCAGAAACAAAAGATATTCTCCCACTGCATATTGC
This Chryseobacterium sp. G0162 DNA region includes the following protein-coding sequences:
- a CDS encoding 4'-phosphopantetheinyl transferase family protein: MTAIYYTQCKQLPDHAFEEAVFLLPIEMQQKIRKYSRWQDAHACLYGNLLLKEAISQLGYDYSLELIQKTKYGKPYFKDSDFGFNISHSGEYIVCVISTDEKQNLGIDIEENKPIALEGFMNIFTEEEQKEIGEQNNFYTFWTRKEAIAKADGRGMLIPFDTINTLSLSVQLDNKEYNLYEVDIDQNYTIYIAASVSLGNNIKYFYKDPGSLY
- a CDS encoding glycosyltransferase family 2 protein, coding for MKLSICIPIYNFDVRELVFDLKKEIDSQKIDAEIILIDDASKEECKQINRELQNSIHHFIFLEKNIGRSRIRNLFLQYAVGEYLLFLDCDGKIVGEDFLKNYTQFLQKHSNTQIIYGGRMVLDAATDSNHYLRWKFAVERENLPLELRKENPYLSFQTNNFIIQKDVLGKVGFNPEFQKYGYEDLLFAMDLKAEGIKIDHIDNPILNNDLESNTVYLGKVEESVESLSNMLKDETLSSKLSEVKLIKLYNKLKNTPFKIILGPLFKMGEGSIKRKLSKGNVSLRYLDIYKLGLLFRKMR